In Mercurialis annua linkage group LG5, ddMerAnnu1.2, whole genome shotgun sequence, a single genomic region encodes these proteins:
- the LOC126680686 gene encoding uncharacterized protein LOC126680686 encodes MQLRDSIDKSKLLFHKTLKNLKSLFFGGYQKLPRSVSFNPFSCANCGLKSHQADGYYTEFCNEWECDLEKAMKRKKKKSGLVVSKEVVLEEKEEEKDECNANSAELPKSPLKKKEEVIKEEKNKKTSLSRKLEKQFAKKNIEGGYALAKKMKELEMMDVNDVEHVLDVEEALHYYNRLRSPVYLDIVDQFFTDMHREFSVPQPSASINSSKRRLSSIRL; translated from the coding sequence ATGCAGCTAAGAGACTCCATTGATAAGTCCAAATTGTTATTCCACAAAACTCTCAAAAATCTCAAGTCCCTCTTCTTTGGAGGGTACCAAAAGCTACCAAGATCAGTTTCTTTCAACCCCTTTTCATGTGCCAATTGTGGCCTAAAGAGTCATCAGGCAGATGGGTACTACACTGAGTTTTGCAATGAGTGGGAGTGTGATCTTGAGAAGGCaatgaagaggaagaagaagaagagcgGTCTCGTAGTTTCGAAAGAAGTTGTGCTTGAAGAAAAAGAGGAAGAGAAAGATGAATGCAATGCAAATTCTGCTGAACTTCCCAAGAGTCCAttgaagaagaaagaagaggtaATTAAGGAAGAGAAAAACAAGAAAACTTCACTCTCAAGAAAACTAGAAAAACAATTTGCAAAGAAGAACATTGAAGGAGGCTATGCActtgccaaaaagatgaaagaaTTAGAAATGATGGATGTAAATGATGTAGAACATGTGTTAGATGTGGAAGAAGCGCTTCATTACTACAATCGTCTTCGAAGTCCGGTTTATCTTGACATTGTCGATCAGTTCTTCACTGATATGCATAGAGAATTCTCTGTTCCGCAGCCATCTGCTAGCATCAACAGTTCAAAGCGGAGACTCAGTTCGATTAGGTTATAA
- the LOC126680681 gene encoding uncharacterized protein LOC126680681 isoform X1 translates to MGIKIEEEAENEPKFPGFPYNPYSIQIDFMKSLYQFLDKGGISMLESPTGTGKTLSIICSVLQWVHDQNQKEKSKSKSELEFDKSRKLDDDGGGDEDEPDWMRDFVVASIDDDKREKKNAKTEKLGFRKTREGYRETFSRVFKEGECNVKKGNASLLKTKGEVELSDEDFLLEEYESDDGEGGTTGTGRLKRKGGGLVSSSSDEEKEKDGYDNEEEAKDFRVYFCSRTHSQLSQFIKELRKTSFANEITVVCLGSRKNMCINEEVLKLGNATRINERCLELQNKKKTDVPKIKSISMEGRARRSKVTPGCPMLRKHKLQRQFRDEISHEGALDIEDLVRVGRSIGTCPYYGSRSMILTADLVVLPYQSLLSKSSREMLGLNLKKSIVIIDEAHNLADSLISMHDAKITLSELDHVHSNIEKYFARFCNMLGPGNRRYIQTLMVVIRAFRQTLCSEKVFSHVNTCQTEEKADEVKAAFDTSMSINDFLFSLNIDNINFFKLLQYIKDSNIVHKVSGYGEKMATLHTELVVNDSGELDEERSALSSFRSLLGMLVSLENNDGDGRIIISKSRVTSSGKQGGFLKYVMLTGEKMFSEIVDEAHAIVMAGGTLQPIEETREQLFPWLPQNQLHFFSCSHIVPPENILPIAVSHGPSGQSFDFSYSSRSSLKTIEELGLLLCNLVAIVPEGIVVFFSSFEYEGTVYDAWKTSGILERIKKKKRVFREPRRNSDVEIVLKEYKETIETLSSASKEDISPFNGAIILAVVGGKISEGINFSDGMGRCIVMVGLPYPSPSDIELMERVKYIESLGESNSTKSLKISPGDQYFSGDVQAAFSILRSCKRRGQEYYENLCMKAVNQSIGRAIRHINDYAAILLVDMRYASDSSKRSFSHPTHKLPRWIQESLVSATSSYGEVHRLLHRFFKLHKNKNSQ, encoded by the exons ATGGGAATCAAAATCGAAGAAGAAGCAGAAAATGAACCAAAATTCCCAGGATTTCCGTACAATCCGTACTCGATTCAGATCGATTTTATGAAGTCCCTTTATCAATTTTTAGATAAAGGCGGCATTTCCATGCTTGAAAGCCCTACAG gtACTGGAAAAACTTTATCTATCATATGTAGTGTTTTGCAATGGGTTCATGATCAAAACCAAAAGGAGAAATCGAAGTCGAAATCGGAACTTGAATTTGATAAGAGTCGGAAGTTAGATGATGATGGCGGTGGTGATGAGGATGAGCCTGATTGGATGAGAGATTTTGTTGTTGCTAGTATTGATGATgataaaagagaaaagaaaaatgcgAAGACGGAGAAATTAGGGTTTAGGAAGACTAGGGAAGGCTATAGAGAAACGTTTTCTCGTGTTTTCAAGGAGGGGGAGTGTAATGTGAAGAAAGGAAATGCGAGTTTGCTAAAGACAAAGGGTGAGGTGGAGTTGAGCGATGAGGACTTTTTGTTGGAGGAATATGAAAGTGATGATGGTGAAGGGGGGACAACTGGGACGGGGAGATTGAAGAGGAAAGGTGGGGGTTTAGTTAGTTCATCGAGTGATGAGGAAAAGGAAAAAGACGGGTATGATAATGAAGAGGAGGCGAAGGATTTTAGGGTTTATTTTTGTAGTCGGACGCATTCACAACTTTCGCAGTTTATTAAGGAGTTGAGAAAGACTAGCTTTGCTAATGAGATAACGGTTGTGTGTTTGGGGTCTAGGAAGAATATGTGTATTAATGAAG AGGTTTTGAAACTTGGAAATGCTACACGAATTAATGAACGATGCTTAGAGCttcaaaacaaaaagaaaaccgATGTCCCTAAAATCAAG AGCATAAGTATGGAGGGAAGAGCACGCCGGTCCAAAGTTACTCCTGGTTGTCCAATGCTTAGAAAACATAAGCTCCAAAGGCAATTTAGGGATGAGATTTCTCATGAAGGAGCTCTGGATATTGAAGATCTTGTTCGAGTAGGAAGAAGTATTGGAACTTGTCCATATTATGGCTCCCGAAGCATGATCCTAACAGCTGACCTTGTGGTTCTCCCATATCAATCTCTCCTATCAAAATCATCACGAGAAATGCTTGGACTGAACTTGAAGAAGAGTATTGTTATAATAGATGAGGCGCATAATCTGGCTGACTCCCTGATCAGTATGCATGATGCAAAAATTACATTGTCAGAG TTGGATCATGTGCATTCCAACATAGAGAAGTACTTTGCAAGGTTTTGCAATATGTTGGGACCTGGTAATCGAAGATATATCCAAACTCTGATGGTTGTTATAAGGGCTTTCCGGCAAACTTTATGCAGTGAGAAGGTTTTCAGCCATGTGAATACTTGCCAAACTGAAGAGAAAGCAGATGAAGTAAAAGCTGCCTTTGATACTTCTATGTCCATTAATGATTTTCTATTTTCTCTTAATATAGACaacattaattttttcaaattgctCCAGTATATAAAAGACAGCAACATTGTCCACAAG GTAAGTGGATACGGCGAAAAGATGGCAACTTTGCACACAGAACTGGTTGTTAATGACAGTGGTGAATTGGATGAGGAGCGGAGCGCTCTTTCCAGTTTCCGCTCATTGCTAGGCATGTTGGTATCACTGGAAAATAATGATGGCGATGGACGCATAATAATCTCAAAATCAAGAGTAACATCCTCTGGAAAACAAGGAGGATTTCTGAAGTATGTCATGCTCACAGGGGAAAAGATGTTCTCAGAG ATTGTAGATGAAGCACATGCTATTGTAATGGCAGGAGGGACTCTGCAACCTATTGAAGAGACAAGGGAGCAACTCTTTCCTTGGCTCCCACAAAATCAACTGCATTTCTTTTCTTGTAGTCATATTGTCCCACCTGAGAATATTTTGCCAATTGCAGTTTCCCATGGCCCGTCTGGTCAATCTTTTGATTTTAGCTATAGCTCTAGAAGCTCGTTAAAAACG ATAGAAGAGCTGGGGCTCTTGCTTTGCAATCTAGTGGCGATTGTTCCTGAAGGTATCGTTGTATTCTTCTCCTCGTTTGAATATGAAGGAACAGTTTATGATGCATGGAAAACATCGGGCATTCTTGAAAGGATTAAGAAGAAAAAGCGTGTCTTCAGAGAGCCTAGAAGAAATTCTGATGTGGAAATTGTTCTCAAGGAATACAAGGAAACAATTGAAACATTGTCTTCAGCTTCAAAAGAAGACATCTCGCCTTTCAATGGTGCAATAATCCTAGCTGTAGTTGGTGGAAAGATTTCAGAAGGCATCAACTTTAGTGATGGGATGGGTCGATGCATAGTTATGGTGGGACTTCCTTATCCAAGCCCTTCCGACATTGAGTTGATGGAGAGGGTGAAGTATATTGAAAGTTTGGGAGAGTCAAATTCTACCAAAAGCCTCAAAATTTCACCTGGTGATCAGTATTTTAGTGGGGATGTTCAGGCTGCATTCAGCATCTTAAGGAGTTGCAAGCGCAGAGGACAAGAATACTATGAAAACCTCTGCATGAAAGCTGTGAACCAATCCATTG GTAGAGCAATACGACACATAAATGATTATGCAGCAATTTTGTTAGTTGACATGCGTTATGCATCTGATTCCTCAAAAAGAAGTTTCTCCCATCCAACTCACAAGCTTCCACGATGGATACAAGAGAGTTTGGTATCTGCAACCAGCAGCTACGGGGAAGTCCACAGATTATTGCATCGGTTCTTTAAATTGCACAAGAACAAAAATTCCCAGTAG
- the LOC126680681 gene encoding uncharacterized protein LOC126680681 isoform X2 has protein sequence MGIKIEEEAENEPKFPGFPYNPYSIQIDFMKSLYQFLDKGGISMLESPTGTGKTLSIICSVLQWVHDQNQKEKSKSKSELEFDKSRKLDDDGGGDEDEPDWMRDFVVASIDDDKREKKNAKTEKLGFRKTREGYRETFSRVFKEGECNVKKGNASLLKTKGEVELSDEDFLLEEYESDDGEGGTTGTGRLKRKGGGLVSSSSDEEKEKDGYDNEEEAKDFRVYFCSRTHSQLSQFIKELRKTSFANEITVVCLGSRKNMCINEEVLKLGNATRINERCLELQNKKKTDVPKIKSISMEGRARRSKVTPGCPMLRKHKLQRQFRDEISHEGALDIEDLVRVGRSIGTCPYYGSRSMILTADLVVLPYQSLLSKSSREMLGLNLKKSIVIIDEAHNLADSLISMHDAKITLSELDHVHSNIEKYFARFCNMLGPGNRRYIQTLMVVIRAFRQTLCSEKVFSHVNTCQTEEKADEYIKDSNIVHKVSGYGEKMATLHTELVVNDSGELDEERSALSSFRSLLGMLVSLENNDGDGRIIISKSRVTSSGKQGGFLKYVMLTGEKMFSEIVDEAHAIVMAGGTLQPIEETREQLFPWLPQNQLHFFSCSHIVPPENILPIAVSHGPSGQSFDFSYSSRSSLKTIEELGLLLCNLVAIVPEGIVVFFSSFEYEGTVYDAWKTSGILERIKKKKRVFREPRRNSDVEIVLKEYKETIETLSSASKEDISPFNGAIILAVVGGKISEGINFSDGMGRCIVMVGLPYPSPSDIELMERVKYIESLGESNSTKSLKISPGDQYFSGDVQAAFSILRSCKRRGQEYYENLCMKAVNQSIGRAIRHINDYAAILLVDMRYASDSSKRSFSHPTHKLPRWIQESLVSATSSYGEVHRLLHRFFKLHKNKNSQ, from the exons ATGGGAATCAAAATCGAAGAAGAAGCAGAAAATGAACCAAAATTCCCAGGATTTCCGTACAATCCGTACTCGATTCAGATCGATTTTATGAAGTCCCTTTATCAATTTTTAGATAAAGGCGGCATTTCCATGCTTGAAAGCCCTACAG gtACTGGAAAAACTTTATCTATCATATGTAGTGTTTTGCAATGGGTTCATGATCAAAACCAAAAGGAGAAATCGAAGTCGAAATCGGAACTTGAATTTGATAAGAGTCGGAAGTTAGATGATGATGGCGGTGGTGATGAGGATGAGCCTGATTGGATGAGAGATTTTGTTGTTGCTAGTATTGATGATgataaaagagaaaagaaaaatgcgAAGACGGAGAAATTAGGGTTTAGGAAGACTAGGGAAGGCTATAGAGAAACGTTTTCTCGTGTTTTCAAGGAGGGGGAGTGTAATGTGAAGAAAGGAAATGCGAGTTTGCTAAAGACAAAGGGTGAGGTGGAGTTGAGCGATGAGGACTTTTTGTTGGAGGAATATGAAAGTGATGATGGTGAAGGGGGGACAACTGGGACGGGGAGATTGAAGAGGAAAGGTGGGGGTTTAGTTAGTTCATCGAGTGATGAGGAAAAGGAAAAAGACGGGTATGATAATGAAGAGGAGGCGAAGGATTTTAGGGTTTATTTTTGTAGTCGGACGCATTCACAACTTTCGCAGTTTATTAAGGAGTTGAGAAAGACTAGCTTTGCTAATGAGATAACGGTTGTGTGTTTGGGGTCTAGGAAGAATATGTGTATTAATGAAG AGGTTTTGAAACTTGGAAATGCTACACGAATTAATGAACGATGCTTAGAGCttcaaaacaaaaagaaaaccgATGTCCCTAAAATCAAG AGCATAAGTATGGAGGGAAGAGCACGCCGGTCCAAAGTTACTCCTGGTTGTCCAATGCTTAGAAAACATAAGCTCCAAAGGCAATTTAGGGATGAGATTTCTCATGAAGGAGCTCTGGATATTGAAGATCTTGTTCGAGTAGGAAGAAGTATTGGAACTTGTCCATATTATGGCTCCCGAAGCATGATCCTAACAGCTGACCTTGTGGTTCTCCCATATCAATCTCTCCTATCAAAATCATCACGAGAAATGCTTGGACTGAACTTGAAGAAGAGTATTGTTATAATAGATGAGGCGCATAATCTGGCTGACTCCCTGATCAGTATGCATGATGCAAAAATTACATTGTCAGAG TTGGATCATGTGCATTCCAACATAGAGAAGTACTTTGCAAGGTTTTGCAATATGTTGGGACCTGGTAATCGAAGATATATCCAAACTCTGATGGTTGTTATAAGGGCTTTCCGGCAAACTTTATGCAGTGAGAAGGTTTTCAGCCATGTGAATACTTGCCAAACTGAAGAGAAAGCAGATGAA TATATAAAAGACAGCAACATTGTCCACAAG GTAAGTGGATACGGCGAAAAGATGGCAACTTTGCACACAGAACTGGTTGTTAATGACAGTGGTGAATTGGATGAGGAGCGGAGCGCTCTTTCCAGTTTCCGCTCATTGCTAGGCATGTTGGTATCACTGGAAAATAATGATGGCGATGGACGCATAATAATCTCAAAATCAAGAGTAACATCCTCTGGAAAACAAGGAGGATTTCTGAAGTATGTCATGCTCACAGGGGAAAAGATGTTCTCAGAG ATTGTAGATGAAGCACATGCTATTGTAATGGCAGGAGGGACTCTGCAACCTATTGAAGAGACAAGGGAGCAACTCTTTCCTTGGCTCCCACAAAATCAACTGCATTTCTTTTCTTGTAGTCATATTGTCCCACCTGAGAATATTTTGCCAATTGCAGTTTCCCATGGCCCGTCTGGTCAATCTTTTGATTTTAGCTATAGCTCTAGAAGCTCGTTAAAAACG ATAGAAGAGCTGGGGCTCTTGCTTTGCAATCTAGTGGCGATTGTTCCTGAAGGTATCGTTGTATTCTTCTCCTCGTTTGAATATGAAGGAACAGTTTATGATGCATGGAAAACATCGGGCATTCTTGAAAGGATTAAGAAGAAAAAGCGTGTCTTCAGAGAGCCTAGAAGAAATTCTGATGTGGAAATTGTTCTCAAGGAATACAAGGAAACAATTGAAACATTGTCTTCAGCTTCAAAAGAAGACATCTCGCCTTTCAATGGTGCAATAATCCTAGCTGTAGTTGGTGGAAAGATTTCAGAAGGCATCAACTTTAGTGATGGGATGGGTCGATGCATAGTTATGGTGGGACTTCCTTATCCAAGCCCTTCCGACATTGAGTTGATGGAGAGGGTGAAGTATATTGAAAGTTTGGGAGAGTCAAATTCTACCAAAAGCCTCAAAATTTCACCTGGTGATCAGTATTTTAGTGGGGATGTTCAGGCTGCATTCAGCATCTTAAGGAGTTGCAAGCGCAGAGGACAAGAATACTATGAAAACCTCTGCATGAAAGCTGTGAACCAATCCATTG GTAGAGCAATACGACACATAAATGATTATGCAGCAATTTTGTTAGTTGACATGCGTTATGCATCTGATTCCTCAAAAAGAAGTTTCTCCCATCCAACTCACAAGCTTCCACGATGGATACAAGAGAGTTTGGTATCTGCAACCAGCAGCTACGGGGAAGTCCACAGATTATTGCATCGGTTCTTTAAATTGCACAAGAACAAAAATTCCCAGTAG
- the LOC126680687 gene encoding 60S ribosomal protein L37-3-like: MGKGTGSFGKRRNKTHTLCVRCGRRSFHLQKSRCSACAYPAARLRKYNWSEKALRRKTTGTGRMKYLRNLPRRFKSGFREGTQAAPRKKTAAAASS, translated from the exons ATG GGTAAGGGAACAGGAAGTTTCGGTAAGAGAAGGAACAAGACTCACACGCTCTGTGTGAGGTGCGGCCGCCGTAGTTTCCACCTCCAGAAGAGCCGCTGCTCCGCTTGTGCTTACCCCGCTGCTCGCCTGAGAAAGT ACAATTGGAGCGAGAAGGCTCTCCGGAGAAAGACAACCGGAACAGGAAGAATGAAGTACCTACGCAACTTGCCTCGTAGGTTCAAGAGTGGTTTCAGAGAAG GTACTCAAGCTGCACCAAGGAAGAAGACCGCAGCTGCAGCATCTTCGTAA